GAGGAGACCGTCGCCGGGAGTGAAGAGATCGTGGACGAAGCGGAGCCCGGATCCGGCGCGGTGCTCCACTACCGGGTTTCGGAGATGGAGCTTCGCTATCCGCAGGTCTCCCGGCGCTTGTGGTTCGGTCCGAAGAGGGTGGACCGGCTCGCCCGCACCCGAATCGACTTCCGGTTGATGGACGGGTCCACTTTGCTCTGGGCCGAATCGTCGGAGCACCTCGTCACCGATCGAGTCCCCTTCGGGGCAATCCGTTTTCTCGAAACCGACCAGTTCCCCTTCGCCAGACCCGAGATGCCCGAGAGCGGAGGCGGCCGGATCATCGAGCCGCTGGCCGTCGCCGGGGTCATCGGCGGGCTGATCGTCCTTTTCTACGCCAATCAAGCCGGTAACTGACGGGAATCCCCGAGCAAAACGGAGAAAGCATGCGAAGAGCGAAGCTGTTCCTCTTCGTTCTCCTTTCGATCGGCGCCGGGTGCGGCGGCGGGTCCATCCCGCCGGTCACCGATCCGACGGCGCGGATCGAAAAGGCGGACGACTATTTGCGTCGAGGCAAGGAGCGGGAAGCCCTCGAGACCTATCGGATCATCGTGGGCGCCTACCCGGGAACGGAGTGGGAGGAGAGGGCGCGGCTCGGCATCGCCCGCTCCTATCGCTCGCAGGGGGATTATCCGGCGGCGGTCCTGGAGTATCAGGATTTTCAGAGGCGCCACCCCCGCTCCGAGTTCGTGGACGACGCCGCCTACGAAATCGGACTCTGCTACGCCGAGCAACGAAAGAAGCCGCAGCTGGACCAGGAGTGGAACGAGAAAGCGTTGGAGCAATTCAACTCCTTCCTGGCCCGTTTCCCGGACAGTGATCTCGCGGAACAGGCCCGGGAAAAGCGTCTCGAGGCGCGCACGCAGTTCGCGCGCAAGACGATCCAAAACGGCGTCACCTACCGTAAGCTCCGGCGCTTCACCGCGGCGCGTTTCTATTTTCAGATCGTTCTGGATGAGTACCCGGACACCCCGCTGGTCCCCGAGGCGATCTACGAGATCGCCCGGAGCCACGAGGGGCAGAAGGATTACGCCGCCGCCTCGGAGGCGTACCGAAAGCTGGCGGAGGAGTATCCCGGTTCGGATTGGGCGGAGAAGGGGGAAAAGCGGCTGAAGGAGATCGGGCGTCGCCTGGAGGAGGAAGCGGAGGAGGATTCGTGACGGGACGGACGGTCATCTTCGGGGGGACTTTCGACCCGATCCATATCGCCCACCTCGCCCTGGCGGAGGGAGCGGCGGATGAACTGGGCGCGGAGAGAGTTCTCTTCGTTCCCGCCGGAACGCCGCCGCACAAGGGGGGGGCGCGTCTCTCCGCCGCGAAGCAGAGGCTCCGCATGGTGGAGTTGGCGGTTCTCGGAAACGATCGATTCGCCGTCTCGCGGGTCGAGATCGACCGGGAGGGGCGATCCTACGCCGTCGACACGATCCGGCAGATCGCCCGGGAAGAAAACGGGGGGCGCCCGCTCTATCTGATCGGCGCGGACAGCTTGGCCGATCTGGGTTCCTGGCGGGAGCCGGATGCGATTCTCGAGGAAGCGGAGGTGGTCGTGGCGCCGCGCCCCGGTTTCGATCCGGAACGCGCCCCGGGCGACCGCCGCGGGAGGGTGCGCGTGCTCGCGACTCCTCGGCTCGATCTCTCCGCGACGGCGATCCGTGAAAAGGTTCGTCGCGGCGAATCGATACGCTATCTGGTCCCGGACGCGGTTCGCGATTACATTGAGCGGCACGGTCTTTACGTCGAGAGGAAGGAGCGGGGTGATGGCGCGGCGGGATGACGGGATCTATACCGAGATCATCGTGAACGTCAATCCGAACGAAACGCGCGTGGCGATTCTGGAGGACCACGAGTTGGTGGAGTTTCTCCCCGAGCGGGCCGAATCGGCGCGACAGGTGGGCGACGTGTACAAAGGGCGGGTCAACGCCGTGTTGCCCGGCATGCAGGCCGCCTTCATCGACATCGGCCACGAGAAGACCGCTTTCCTTCACGTCTCCGACATGGTCATGCCCGATCCCGAGAGCATGGAGGCGGAGGGGGGCGGCGTCGCCGAACGGCACGAATCGCGGACGCGCAAGGTTCCCCGGGACGTCTCCATCGAGGGACTCCTCAAGAAGGGGCAGGAGATCGTGGTCCAGGTGACCAAGGAACCGATCGGCACCAAGGGTCCGCGGGTCACCACGCAGATCAGCCTCGCGGGGCGGTACGTGGTTCTCATGCCCGGCATTCCCCAAATCGGTGTTTCCAGAAAGATCGAGGACGCGGAGGAGCGGGCGCGACTGAGGGGGTTGGTGCAGGAGCTCACGCCGGCGGGGATGGGCGTCATCGTTCGAACAGTGGGGGCGGGGAAGGACAAGCGCCAGTTCGCCGCGGACATCCGCTATCTGGCCAACGTGTGGAAGAAGGTTCGGAAGGCGGAGCAGAAGCTCCCCTGCCCGTCGGTCTTGCACAAGGAGTTGGGGCTCACCACCGGGCTTATTCGCGACCTGTTCAACGAGGAAGTGGATCGTCTGATCATCGATTCCAAGAAGGAATACCGGCAGATTCTGCAATACCTCGGTTCCACGGCGCCGGAACTCAAGGAGAGGGTGCACCTCTACCAGGAAGAGACGCCGATTTTCGACGCCTACGAGATCGAAAACGAGGTGGAGAAAACGCTTCTTTCCAAAATCTGGCTGAAGCAGGGAGGCTACATCATCCTGGAGCAGACCGAGGCGCTGGTCACCATCGACGTGAATACGGGGCGTTACATCGGCGAACGGGACCAGGAAGAGACGATATTCCGAACCAACATGGAAGCGGTGAAGGAGATCGCGAGGCAGCTTCGTCTCCGCGACGTGGGCGGCATCATCGTGATCGATTTTATTGATATGGAAAAGGAATCGAACCGGGAAAGGGTGGTCGAGACGCTCCGGGACGCCCTCCGGCGGGACCGTTCCCGGACGAAGGCTTTTCGGGTGAGCGAACTCGGCCTCGTGGAGATGACGCGCCAGAGGGTTCGCCCCAGCCTGTTGCACTATTTCAGCGCCCCGTGCCCGCACTGCGGCGGAACCGGAAAGCGGCTCTCTCTCCCCTCGCTGGCGATGAAGGTGGAGAGGACGCTTCGCCGCGTTTCCACCTATTGCCGGGAGAGGCATGTGCGGGTCCGTCTTCATCCGGACGTCGCGGTCGCGTTTCTGCAGGAGAACGCCGGTCGTCTCGAGGCGATCGAGAAGCGATTCCGGATCCGCGCGGAAATCGCGGACGACCCGTCGCTGGATCGGGAGGAGATCCGCGTGTTCGGGGTGAAGTCGGGGAAGGACCTGTCGGAACAGGTCACCTTCTGACCCGCGGGCCGAGGAGGAATCCTACTGCGGTTTCAATAAAAGGGCCGGTGAGGACGTCCTTCCTTCACCCGCTTCCTCATCGTAGCTTTGGCTACGACTCCGGGAGCGGGCTTGTCCAGGACGACCTCACCGGTCCTTCCTTGAGACCTCGCGACGGATTCTTCCTCGGCCCGCGGGTCAATGCAAGAGAGAGAGCAAGAGAGAGAACAAGAATAAGAGAGAGAAAGAGCCTGTCCACCGAATTCAAAAGAACGAATCAGTGTAAACCGCATAATAACAACAAGATAGGGTTTGTTTGCCCGTCGGCGGAGCGGTGCGATTGGGGGGAGGGAGAATGCCCGCGGGAACGATCGAGGGCTTGACAGGAAGGGACGCGGGTGATATAAATTTCAGGTTCATTTGGGTGCGGCCTGTGTCGCGGCTGCGAGCGCCGCACCGATCCCCATCGACACCCGAGAAGCTCGGACGGAGAGGAGTCGGAACGTGTACGCGATTGTGGAAACCGGGGGCTTCCAGTTTCGGGTCGAGCCGGGCGCCGAGATCGAAGTTCCGAAGCGCATCGAGGACGTGGGGGAGAAAGTAACACTCTCCCGGGTCCTTTATTGGGAAGACGAGGAAGGTTCCCGCCACGTGGGAACCCCGACGATCGAGAGCGTCCGCGCCGAGGCGGAAGTGGTCGGCCACGGACGGGGCGAGAAAGTCCTTGTGTATAAATTCAAGAGGCGTAAAAAATATCGCCGCTTGATCGGGTCCCGGAGCCATAACACCCGTCTTCGTATCTTGGCGATCGAGCGGGGCGGTTCCGAGGAGCCCGCCGAATAGAGATCCGGAAGAGGAGTACATCATGGCGCATAAAAAGGGAGTGGGAAGCTCCAGAAACGGCCGGGACAGTAATTCCCAGCGCCTCGGCGTGAAGCGTTTCGGCGGCCAGAGGGTCCATGCCGGCGAAATCCTCGTCCGGCAGCACGGCACCCGCATCTACCCGGGCCGGAACGTCGGTCTCGGAGGCGACTACACGCTTTTCGCCAAGGAGAGCGGCGTGGTTGAATACGTCCGTCAGGGCCGGGACCGGAAGGTGGTCCACATCGTCGTTTCCGAACCGAACGAGTAGGGGAGGGGATGACCGGATCGTCCGTCGGCCGATGCGAGGAAACGATCCCGAATACGGGGAGGGGATTTCTGTCCCCTCCTTTTCTTTTTAAGGGAAAAACATCATGAGCACCGAGCGCAGAGCCGTGGCGATCATACCGGCCCGGATCGGGT
The genomic region above belongs to Candidatus Eisenbacteria bacterium and contains:
- the bamD gene encoding outer membrane protein assembly factor BamD, with product MRRAKLFLFVLLSIGAGCGGGSIPPVTDPTARIEKADDYLRRGKEREALETYRIIVGAYPGTEWEERARLGIARSYRSQGDYPAAVLEYQDFQRRHPRSEFVDDAAYEIGLCYAEQRKKPQLDQEWNEKALEQFNSFLARFPDSDLAEQAREKRLEARTQFARKTIQNGVTYRKLRRFTAARFYFQIVLDEYPDTPLVPEAIYEIARSHEGQKDYAAASEAYRKLAEEYPGSDWAEKGEKRLKEIGRRLEEEAEEDS
- a CDS encoding nicotinate-nucleotide adenylyltransferase, whose protein sequence is MTGRTVIFGGTFDPIHIAHLALAEGAADELGAERVLFVPAGTPPHKGGARLSAAKQRLRMVELAVLGNDRFAVSRVEIDREGRSYAVDTIRQIAREENGGRPLYLIGADSLADLGSWREPDAILEEAEVVVAPRPGFDPERAPGDRRGRVRVLATPRLDLSATAIREKVRRGESIRYLVPDAVRDYIERHGLYVERKERGDGAAG
- a CDS encoding Rne/Rng family ribonuclease, which produces MARRDDGIYTEIIVNVNPNETRVAILEDHELVEFLPERAESARQVGDVYKGRVNAVLPGMQAAFIDIGHEKTAFLHVSDMVMPDPESMEAEGGGVAERHESRTRKVPRDVSIEGLLKKGQEIVVQVTKEPIGTKGPRVTTQISLAGRYVVLMPGIPQIGVSRKIEDAEERARLRGLVQELTPAGMGVIVRTVGAGKDKRQFAADIRYLANVWKKVRKAEQKLPCPSVLHKELGLTTGLIRDLFNEEVDRLIIDSKKEYRQILQYLGSTAPELKERVHLYQEETPIFDAYEIENEVEKTLLSKIWLKQGGYIILEQTEALVTIDVNTGRYIGERDQEETIFRTNMEAVKEIARQLRLRDVGGIIVIDFIDMEKESNRERVVETLRDALRRDRSRTKAFRVSELGLVEMTRQRVRPSLLHYFSAPCPHCGGTGKRLSLPSLAMKVERTLRRVSTYCRERHVRVRLHPDVAVAFLQENAGRLEAIEKRFRIRAEIADDPSLDREEIRVFGVKSGKDLSEQVTF
- the rplU gene encoding 50S ribosomal protein L21, whose product is MYAIVETGGFQFRVEPGAEIEVPKRIEDVGEKVTLSRVLYWEDEEGSRHVGTPTIESVRAEAEVVGHGRGEKVLVYKFKRRKKYRRLIGSRSHNTRLRILAIERGGSEEPAE
- the rpmA gene encoding 50S ribosomal protein L27; protein product: MAHKKGVGSSRNGRDSNSQRLGVKRFGGQRVHAGEILVRQHGTRIYPGRNVGLGGDYTLFAKESGVVEYVRQGRDRKVVHIVVSEPNE